Proteins from a single region of Amycolatopsis sp. CA-230715:
- a CDS encoding TetR/AcrR family transcriptional regulator — protein MPDGRVLRGEATRRAVLAHAVDIASVEGLDGLSLGRIATDLKLSKSGVFALFGSKEDLQLATIDAASAVFAEHVVDPSLAKRPGLPRVRALCENWLSYSERRIFPGGCFFFNTAAEYDARTGRVHDAVAAASGRFAVLIEESLREAEQLGHLASGSDVAQLSFELHALGRAANADSVLHGGNRPYRLAAEGMRRRLAEATA, from the coding sequence TTGCCTGACGGGCGGGTGCTCCGCGGCGAGGCGACCCGGCGGGCGGTGCTCGCCCACGCCGTCGACATCGCGTCGGTCGAAGGACTCGACGGGTTGTCGCTCGGCAGGATCGCCACCGACCTGAAGCTGAGCAAGAGCGGCGTCTTCGCGCTCTTCGGGTCCAAAGAGGACCTCCAGCTCGCCACGATCGACGCCGCGTCGGCGGTGTTTGCCGAACATGTGGTGGATCCGTCACTGGCGAAGCGGCCGGGCCTGCCGCGAGTGCGGGCGCTGTGCGAAAACTGGCTGTCCTATTCGGAGCGCCGGATCTTCCCCGGCGGGTGCTTCTTCTTCAACACCGCCGCCGAATACGACGCCCGCACCGGCCGCGTGCACGACGCCGTCGCCGCCGCGAGCGGCCGGTTCGCCGTGCTCATCGAGGAAAGCCTGCGTGAAGCGGAACAGCTGGGCCACCTCGCCTCGGGGAGCGATGTGGCCCAGCTGTCCTTCGAACTCCATGCCCTCGGCCGTGCGGCGAACGCCGATTCGGTGCTGCACGGGGGAAATCGCCCGTATCGGCTGGCAGCTGAGGGCATGCGCCGCCGCCTCGCCGAGGCGACGGCTTAA